TAGCTACCTTAATTTTAGTCACAGGCTGGCTCCAACAATTGCCTGTTAATATGCTGGGTGGCTTTGCTGTTATTTTAACCCTTGGTTGGCTACTAGGAACCATTGGAGCGACCATTCCAGGCCTCAAACATTTTGGTGGCCCAGCTATTTTATCACTCTTAGTCCCTTCGATTTTGGTTTTTTTTAATCTCCTCAATCCCAATGTCTTAGAAGCGACGAATGTCTTGATGAAGCAAGCCAATTTTCTTTATTTTTATATTGCCTGCCTGGTCTGCGGTAGTATTTTAGGCATGAATCGAAAAATCTTGATTCAAGGTCTTTTTCGGATGATTATTCCCATGTTACTTGGAATGGTTTGTGCAATGGGTGTAGGGACTTTGGTTGGCGTCATTTTAGGATTAGACTGGCAACATACCCTCTTTTATGTTGTGACGCCAGTCCTTGCTGGAGGAATTGGTGAAGGTATTTTACCCTTATCTCTTGGTTACAGTGCCATTACAGGAGTCGGAAGTGAGCAATTAGTGGCTCAACTGATTCCAGCCACCATTATTGGGAATTTCTTTGCTATCTTGTGCACGGCTTTGCTCAATCGTTTTGGAGAGAAGCACCCAAGTTATTCTGGTCAAGGGCAACTGGTTAAAATTGGTCACAGCGAAGACATGTCTGATGCCCTAAAAGACAATTCTGGAGCCCTAGATGTTAAATTAATGGGGGCAGGCGTTTTAACAGCTTGTTCACTTTTTATTGCTGGTGGCTTGTTACAGCATTTAACAGATTTTCCAGGACCGGTGTTGATGATTATTCTGGCAGCCTTCTTGAAATACCTGAATGTTATTCCCCAAGAAACCCAAAATGGTGCCAAGCAACTTTATAAATTCATTTCCAGCAACTTTACTTTTCCGTTAATGGCAGGGCTTGGTCTACTTTATATCCCCTTAAAAGAGGTTGTGGCAACCCTTAGCTGGCAATATTTTATTGTGGTGATTAGTGTGGTGTTAACGGTTGTCAGTGTCGGTTTTTTTGTCTCTCGTTTCCTTAACATGAGCCCAGTGGAAGCAGCTATTATTTCAGCTTGTCAAAGTGGTATGGGTGGAACCGGTGATGTGGCTATTTTGAGTACGGCTGACCGCATGAATCTAATGCCGTTTGCCCAAGTCGCTACCCGTTTAGGTGGGGCTATTACCGTTATCACTATGACAGCTATTTTAAGAATTATTTTTAGTTAATCCAAACCAATAAAAAGAGAGGTATTTCCTATGAAAAATCAATTAGGTCAACTTGCCCTTGAACAAGCCAAAACGTTCGGCGGTAAATTGGAAGTTCAACCAAAAGTTGACATTAAAACTAAACATGATTTGAGTATTGCCTACACACCAGGTGTAGCGAGTGTGTCATCTGCCATCGCAAAAGATAAAACATTAGCATATGACTTAACCACCAAGAAAAATACAGTAGCCGTTATCAGTGATGGTACTGCGGTTCTTGGTCTGGGGGATATTGGCCCTGAAGCAGCCATGCCAGTTATGGAAGGAAAAGCAGCCCTTTTTAAAGCATTTGCGGGTGTTGATGCTATTCCGATTGTATTAGATACCAAAGATACTGAAGAAATTATTAGTATTGTCAAGGCGCTTGCACCAACCTTTGGTGGTATTAATTTAGAGGATATTAGTGCGCCCCGCTGTTTTGAAATTGAGCAGCGCTTGATTAAGGAATGTCATATTCCTGTTTTCCATGACGATCAGCATGGAACAGCTATTGTGGTGTTAGCAGCCATCTTCAATAGTTTGAAACTTCTTAAAAAATCCCTTGATGAGGTATCCATTGTGGTGAATGGTGGTGGATCTGCTGGATTATCCATTACCCGTAAATTATTAGCAGCAGGTGCTACGAAAGTGACAGTAGTGGATAAATTTGGCATTATCAATGAACAAGAAGCCGCTCAATTAGCGCCACATCATTTGGATATAGCGAAAGTCACTAATCGTGAGTTTAAATCAGGTACCTTAGAAGATGCTCTTGAAGGAGCAGATATCTTCATTGGCGTATCAGCACCAGGAGTCTTAAAAGCAGAGTGGATTAGTAAAATGGCAGCGCGCCCAGTAATTTTTGCCATGGCCAACCCTATTCCAGAGA
The genomic region above belongs to Streptococcus pyogenes and contains:
- a CDS encoding 2-hydroxycarboxylate transporter family protein: METISKKMPQKDLSEHSKAWQNRRIGSVPLPVYLVLATLILVTGWLQQLPVNMLGGFAVILTLGWLLGTIGATIPGLKHFGGPAILSLLVPSILVFFNLLNPNVLEATNVLMKQANFLYFYIACLVCGSILGMNRKILIQGLFRMIIPMLLGMVCAMGVGTLVGVILGLDWQHTLFYVVTPVLAGGIGEGILPLSLGYSAITGVGSEQLVAQLIPATIIGNFFAILCTALLNRFGEKHPSYSGQGQLVKIGHSEDMSDALKDNSGALDVKLMGAGVLTACSLFIAGGLLQHLTDFPGPVLMIILAAFLKYLNVIPQETQNGAKQLYKFISSNFTFPLMAGLGLLYIPLKEVVATLSWQYFIVVISVVLTVVSVGFFVSRFLNMSPVEAAIISACQSGMGGTGDVAILSTADRMNLMPFAQVATRLGGAITVITMTAILRIIFS
- a CDS encoding NADP-dependent malic enzyme yields the protein MKNQLGQLALEQAKTFGGKLEVQPKVDIKTKHDLSIAYTPGVASVSSAIAKDKTLAYDLTTKKNTVAVISDGTAVLGLGDIGPEAAMPVMEGKAALFKAFAGVDAIPIVLDTKDTEEIISIVKALAPTFGGINLEDISAPRCFEIEQRLIKECHIPVFHDDQHGTAIVVLAAIFNSLKLLKKSLDEVSIVVNGGGSAGLSITRKLLAAGATKVTVVDKFGIINEQEAAQLAPHHLDIAKVTNREFKSGTLEDALEGADIFIGVSAPGVLKAEWISKMAARPVIFAMANPIPEIYPDEALEAGAYIVGTGRSDFPNQINNVLAFPGIFRGALDARAKTITVEMQIAAAKGIASLVPDDALSTTNIIPDAFKEGVAEIVAKSVRSVVLKS